The genomic interval CAGCGGGGAGAATGGGCGCCGCCATGGCTGCCATCAACAGCATCTACAGCAACACTGACGCCAACATTTTGTTCTATGTAGTCGGACTCCGGAACACTCTGTCTCGAATACGGTAATCTGTGCACTACAGACTTTGGAGCTTCCTTAGTCTTCCTTTTGGGAATGATAACTGTCATTAGAATTCATGAGGGGAGTCCTGCGGTTTACTTGGCTTGTGTCTGCTCTCTAAGGCTTCTGTGCAGTCCACTCTCTCCATTctccttttaaatattataaaacctCTTTTACATTGAAGAACACAAAAGCAGAAaattgttgggtggcgcctgtggctcaaggagtagggcactggtcccatatgccggaggtggcaggttcaaacccagccccggccaaaaaaccacaaaaaacaaacaaacaaaaaaaaaagcagaaaattgtATAACTCCAGCATATAGTGAATCATCACAAAGTAAACACACTCCTGATATCTCCACACCCTCACCTACACTCGATAAAATCAGTGTTCTCAAATAGGTTGTTCTAATGGGTGTCCATActggggtctcactgtggttttctttctttctttctttttcttttcttttcttttttttttttgacacagagtctcactctgtcaccctggacagaatgccatgatgtcacagctcatagcaacctcaaactgttgggcttaagctatcctcttgccttagcctcccaagtagtgggactacaggcacctgccacaatgcccagctatttttgttgttgttgttgcagttgtcattgttgcttagccaacccgggatgggtttgaacctgccagcctccgtgtatgtggccagcaccctacacactgagcaaTAGGCGCCGCCATGGTTCCCTTATTTCTAATGCACTAACGTGGTCGAGCACTTTTCCCATGCATGCTTTTGCTATTTGGAAGTGtgtattcaagtctcttgcctatttttctgttgggttgtctattttttccttattcaCAGGACCAATTTTTATGGTTCAAATTTTGCAGATATTATAAATTGCATTCAGATTTAATTCTTGTATTGATTTTTAATCAACAACAAATGCTACCTTATGTGGCTTTAGGCATTGGAAGTTATATTTTGAGATTGTATGTAACAAGAATCCTATTATGAATTGGATAAAAGCTAGAAGCTCTACAAGCCTGAGAAAATGGAGGTGAAGGGGGGGAGGAAAAAGGGGAGAAACCCAGGGACTGAAGAGAGATGGGGAAGATTCAGAGACAGCCagagggctcagcacccatagcccagtggttacggtggtgcctgtagtcccagctacttgggaggctgagacaagagaatcgcttaagcccaagagtttgaggttgctgtgagctgtgacgccatggcactctaccaagggtagactctgtgtcaaaaaaaaaaaagaaagaaagaaaaagatagccAGAGACGCAAAGgtaaattcaaatcatttttgTAGTCACAACAGCAGAGTAAAAGGACTTCAGTCAGTGTTGAAGGTCCAGAATTTCCTACTTTACAACATTTTGGAGCTGTAACTACATAGCAAAGACAGTACTGGCTGCCACAGACACTGCTTTGTAAGAAAGAAGGCACACTTTTTGTTCTTCCTGTTTCTGGGGAAAATTATTTGGATCTAGAGAGAtatttggttattattattttgcctcATTTCCTTTGCAGAAAGAGTTATGTGATTAAAGGGGGTAAAGGGGGAAAGATCTAAAGCTAGGCCAGATGAGGGGGGAAAATCAGATTTATAGACTAAgtttacatataatttattttcaactttttagGGAGGTAACAGATCGCACCTGAGGCACTAGGCAAATTCAGGAATGGTTTGAAGTGCGTAccagatggttttttttttctcatttctttagaAAATGGATTGAACATTCTAAACTgagagaaataaactttaaagTCGTGGAGTTCAACCCTACCGTCCTCAAAGGGAAGATCAGACCAGACTCTGCGAGGCCTGAATTACTCCAGCCTGTGAGTAGAAATCGTGCATGTGCTGGGGACAGTCCTTGGTGAGACCCTCTTCAATAGGGAACCCTAGCCATTGGGATGCAGGTGGAATATTTTTGAACCTCgctatttgaaatttgaaatttgaaatttataagCCGCCTGCTCCAGAAAGAACATTTACATAAACAGAATGAAGCTATTAAAGAGAAAGGAAGCATAGAAAAATGTAGAATGCATTTATGTTTGTGAATATGGTCTGCAGGGGTGGGAGCTAGAGGTGGGTCAGGTAGAAGAGCCAGGAAAAAATGTTCTGAATCCATAGGCTGTGGAGTGTACTGTGACTGTACCTTAAATTTAGCTGTGAGTATCCCTGCAGCTAAGAAAAAACCGCAGCCTTGTGGATTATGTGCTTCATAGCCTTGACTAAGATAGTATTTTCAGGAGACACCATCGTTTTTCCTAGCATTTGAAATCCTACGGTATTTTACTGCTAGAGTTCTTAGGAAAGGGAACCTCTCCTGCATAAAGAGTGGTGCTTTTGCTGGCAGTTTTATAGAAAATGCAGCCACCTTCTGAATAGGATTATTACTACAATCCATCCTTGAAAACTTTCTAAATTCTCTCCGACCTCTGTCTATGATACGATCTCTCCCAATTGCAGATATTGTCAGAGAGGAAGCTGAGTTGGGACTCCACATTAAATAGCGCTGTTAGGAATGAAAGTTTAAAACTCATACCCATGGCTCATGCTTCTCTGGCCTTTTTCTGGCTCAAGAGCTAAACAGTTGCTGTTAGAAtgacacatgtgtatgtgtgtgtgtctttaggCTGATTTAGTTTTTTGAATGTAAAGGCAGGCAGGCAAATTGTGCCCTGCGAGATTGACTGGGTGTCCTCTGTGAATCCCGCTGCACAGTTCTCAGAGATGAAGGTGCCAACAGCCTCTGCAGCGGGGGTTTGGGTCTAGGGGAACTGCTGACCTGCCAGCACTGGTTTCAGCCCCAGGGCCCAGATGAGCTGGGTACTGGCAAGCTCAGGTGAGACATCTTTGCAGCCCctgttttattctgttccatacctgGGGCTGAGTGGAGGCCAGGGTCAAAGCCGACTTCCCAGGACCCCCAGAAGACATTGAGTCGTATGCTTATTCCCCACCatcatttcttttgttgttttaacaGCTGAACTTTGTTCGATTTTATCTCCCTCTGCTTATCCACCAACATGAGAAAGTCATCTATTTGGACGATGACGTCATTGTACAAGGTACGCTCGCTGATTGCCAAGAACTCTTGGAAAAGGATCAGCTGATAAATAGGATGACcgtctttccttattttccaaATAACTAGTTGTCCGGTGATTTTTGACTGTTTATTAAAGTTCTGAATACAGTATTGTtataaatttggaaatattttgaaaacaggGGGTTGATACTTGCCTACATGATCCAGTTGACTGATGATTAAAGTCTAAAATAAATAGCTTGGGAGCCTTTCCTTCCTCTGTATTTCTAAAATGTATGGAAAGTAAGTTTCACTGATGACATTCTTAGGCGTGAGCTAAGGTTTAGTGCTTAAATGTTGTGTTCTATTAATACATACACATCTCTTCCACATACAAGTAAGGTAAGTTTGGTGTGGTACTTTCATAGCAACAGAAATAAATTGACCTAGTGGCTTTGTAAATTGGCATGAACTATTCTTATTGAGTTGCCAAGCCCCTGATTGAGTTGAAATCAGGGATCCAATACTCTTGTTCCTTAGCAAACCCAGGAATTGTTTTAGCTCCAAGGCTCTATCTAGCCCTAAAACAAACACTGTAACGTTTTAACCGCTGGCATCTTTAAATGCAGGTGATATCCAAGAACTGTATGACACCACTTTGGCCCTGGGCCATGCAGCAGCTTTTTCGGATGACTGTGACTTGCCTTCCACACAGGACATACATAGACTTGTGGGGCTGCAGGTGGGCACACTGTTTTGGAAAACTAACCCTTGCCCTGCTGTTCTggctccttctcctcccctgcAATTCCAAGTCAGTATAAACTCCACCTTGACAATGCTGCCGACCAGTCTGCTGGGAGGCAGAACGGCACAGGTGTTTATGTGGCCTTTCAGTTCACATCCCAACTCTGATCTTTACCGACTCTGGAGCGAGTTACTTTTACCCTGCAAAGTCCCACTTTCCTTATCGGAAACTTGGCAAGGATAGTgtctgttttgttgtgtttttgtgagctataatgaaaGGACATGACAGCAAAGTATCCATTGTGTAGTAAATCCTCCAGAAATGGCAGTGGTTACCTGGGTTCCTCATAAGCACGCTGTGTCAGATGGTATTTTCTGCAAAAAGACTCCCTGAACTATTGGTTCTATATTCAGAGTTACTTCCCCACCCCCTCTTAGTAgagaaaaatgttgattttgttcaAGGGTAAAGATCTCCTTACCCTGGTGGAAAAGAGGAAATTTGAACCTGTATGTAATGCTGAAACCAAGAAGTAGCTTTGAAATGCAAGGTGCTATGAAGAGTTGATGCTGTTCTTCAAAAAATGTCTAGCAAACAATTTTCCATGTGTGACATTTAAAGTATTTAAGgcgatgcccatagctcagtgggtagggcatcagccacatacaccaaagctggcgggtttgagcccagcccaggccagctaaaatcaacagtgacaactgcaccaaaaaaaatggctgggcattgtggtgagcgcctgtagtcccagctacttgggaggctgaggcaagagaattgcctaagcccaagagctggaggttgctatgatctgtgaggccacggcactctaccaagggcaacacagtgagactctgtctcaaaaataaataaataaataaagtacttgAAGATGTAGACTCTGAGACCAGATTCGACTTTGCCAAAATCTTGGTGTTATCATAGCTTTATtactttgggcaaattacttagatgatttttccccctttattcATCAAACAGAGGTAATAATAGTACTTTCCTTGTGGAGTTATTGTGAGAATTGAATCAGTTAATACACACAAAGTTATTACATACAGTTAATGAGGTAATGTGCATAAAGTTCTTAGAACAGCGGGGCTGGCACATAGAAAGTACTCGTGTGTTTCCATGACATGAGTACTAGATGAAAGATTGTGTCCTGCCAACTACACTGAGTGTTTACTGTGTGCCTGACACTGTTTTAGGTTCATTGTTTGGGTGAACAAACCCCAAATTCCTGCCTTTATGTAGCTTCATTCTAGTATGAAGAGACAGGCAGTGAACAAATATTGAGCAGAGGGTCAGGGGCTGTACTTCATTTAGGGTGATCAGGGAGGGCTCCACTGAGATGGTGACATTTTAGCCCACACCTGGAAGAACTGAGGGAACCACCTGTGCAGACATTTGGGAACAACATTCCAGGAAGAGGCACtggcaagtgcaaaggtcctgaggtaggGTGTGTCTGGTGAATGAAAGGTGGTTGGTGTGGAAGAGGGATCAAGGGGAGAATAATAGAAGTTAGAGAGGCAATGTGGGCCAGATGGTGTAGGGCCTTGGAGACTGTCTCAGGAACTCTGGCCTTTATTAGGAATGAGATGGGAAGCCATGGACGGGGGCCCTTTGACAAGATGAATGGCTTAGAGACAGAGTGGGAGGTTGAAGGGTGGAATCATGGACACTGGTTAGGAGGAACTTGCAGAAATCCAGTGAGCGGCGTCATAGCCTGGAACGGGAAGGCAGCGTGGAAATGAGAGAGGAGGTTGGCTTCTGGCATTTTGAAGACAGGACCAATAGGATTTACTGACACACTTGGATGAGGAATGGAGGAGAAAAGAGTCAAGGATGACCTAATGGCCCAGGTTTTCTGCCCAAGTCTCTAGGACAGAGATGCTACTGACGGAGGAGGAGCAGGTTGTAGGGAAGCAGGTTTTGGACAGGATGGAGGTCAATTTCTGGATGTAAGCTGGACCTGCTTTACTAAGCATCTGAAAGGAGACATTTAGATGGCAGATGTAGCAGGAGTGGGAAGTCTAGAGTAGAGGTCGGACCCACCAGACGGCTGGTATTTAGAGCCAGGAGACTGGATGAGACTGTCTTTGGAATTACTGCTAGAGAGAGAAACAGGGACTGGACTAGACCTGGGGCATTGAACATTCAGAGGGTGAAGAAATAAGGGGAAACcagcaaaaaccaaaaacaaaacaagagacaCTAGGAAGTGGCTGGTGACACAGGAGGAAACTCAGAGAAGCTGCACAAGGGCTTCATGAAAATGATCATTTTccagaaacaaaaaattggttggCTTAAAGCACTCTTATGCTCTTCCCTAATAGAACACATACATGGGCTATCTGGACTACCGGAAAAAGACCATAAAAGACCTTGGCATCAGCCCTAGCACCTGCTCTTTCAATCCTGGTGTCATCGTTGCCAACATGACGGAGTGGAAGCACCAGCGTATCaccaaacaattggaaaagtgGATGCAGAAAAATGTGGAGTACGTGTGGCCCTCTCTGCCATTTTTTCCCATGCTTCAGAACAAAATATTCAGTTAATTTTCTATGCATAGCTCAGGGCTTAGCAATATTTGTCTTCTTAGGTCAGATGTCCCTAGAGGCAGTGTTgacaaagaaaaggaattaagtaggctaaaaaaaaaaatctctccccaAATGATACAAATTAGAAGAATCCAGATCCTGTGGAATGAGGAGTCCTTTATTACACACTTTCCTAGTCAGCTGTTTAATAATGTGacttgaatctttttttcttttttgagacagtcttgctccaTTGCTgagggtagagtgccttggcctcagcctagctcacaacaaccctaatctcatgggctcaagcaatcctccagcctcagcctcatgagtagctgggagtacaggtgcccaccatcacgctgggctaatttttcgatctttagtagatatgggggtaccattttgctcaggctaatctgggcaaactcctgacctcaagcaatcctcctgccttggcctcccagagtgctaggattacaggcatgagccaccgcacctggcctgacTTGACTCT from Nycticebus coucang isolate mNycCou1 chromosome 3, mNycCou1.pri, whole genome shotgun sequence carries:
- the GLT8D2 gene encoding glycosyltransferase 8 domain-containing protein 2 isoform X2, which produces MALLRKINQVLLFLLIVTLCGILYKKVHKRTVIKNETDVESEAPEELEEEIPVVICAAAGRMGAAMAAINSIYSNTDANILFYVVGLRNTLSRIRKWIEHSKLREINFKVVEFNPTVLKGKIRPDSARPELLQPLNFVRFYLPLLIHQHEKVIYLDDDVIVQGDIQELYDTTLALGHAAAFSDDCDLPSTQDIHRLVGLQNTYMGYLDYRKKTIKDLGISPSTCSFNPGVIVANMTEWKHQRITKQLEKWMQKNVEENLYSSSLGGGVATSPMLIVFHGKYSTINPLWHIRHLESADAADVLRYLRGTFLRSHGRYWTSAEHM
- the GLT8D2 gene encoding glycosyltransferase 8 domain-containing protein 2 isoform X1; amino-acid sequence: MALLRKINQVLLFLLIVTLCGILYKKVHKRTVIKNETDVESEAPEELEEEIPVVICAAAGRMGAAMAAINSIYSNTDANILFYVVGLRNTLSRIRKWIEHSKLREINFKVVEFNPTVLKGKIRPDSARPELLQPLNFVRFYLPLLIHQHEKVIYLDDDVIVQGDIQELYDTTLALGHAAAFSDDCDLPSTQDIHRLVGLQNTYMGYLDYRKKTIKDLGISPSTCSFNPGVIVANMTEWKHQRITKQLEKWMQKNVEENLYSSSLGGGVATSPMLIVFHGKYSTINPLWHIRHLGWNPDARYSEHFLQEAKLLHWNGRHKPWDFPSVHNDLWESWFVPDPAGIFKLNHNS
- the GLT8D2 gene encoding glycosyltransferase 8 domain-containing protein 2 isoform X3, which produces MGAAMAAINSIYSNTDANILFYVVGLRNTLSRIRKWIEHSKLREINFKVVEFNPTVLKGKIRPDSARPELLQPLNFVRFYLPLLIHQHEKVIYLDDDVIVQGDIQELYDTTLALGHAAAFSDDCDLPSTQDIHRLVGLQNTYMGYLDYRKKTIKDLGISPSTCSFNPGVIVANMTEWKHQRITKQLEKWMQKNVEENLYSSSLGGGVATSPMLIVFHGKYSTINPLWHIRHLGWNPDARYSEHFLQEAKLLHWNGRHKPWDFPSVHNDLWESWFVPDPAGIFKLNHNS